The Anaerolineales bacterium region CGTGGTGTTGGAAGATACAAACGGCGCAATCGTCCGCACCGACCAGCCGCTTTCCTTCTCGCGTGAACGGCGCAAATTCGCCCCGCGCCGCGTGTCGGTGACATTTTACGATGCGCGCGAACCCATCAAGGAGGCCGCCTAATGTACCTCTCCCGACTCATCCTCAACCCGCGTTCGCGGCAGGCACGGAACGAACTGGCAGACCCGTATGAGCTTCACCGCACGATCTGCAGGGCGTTCCCTGCCGCGAACTACAAGGATAACGAATCAAGCGGAATTCTCTTCCGCGTGGACCTTCATCCGCGCACGCACATCCCTACCTTGTTGGTGCAATCGCGTCAGAAGCCGAATTGGGAGTTTCTCTCTACCGAGAAGAAAGATTACCTGCTTGGAGAAAACGACCTCCCGCTGGACGTGGAGAACCCCGCCTTTCGAGAGTTGAACCTTCAACTCCGCGAAGGGCAGACGCTGGCGTTTCGTCTGCGCGCCAACCCAACGGTCAAGAAAGATCGGGAAGGGAAAAAACAAGGGCGACGGGTCGGCTTGATCCACGAAGCAGATCAGCAAAAGTGGATTAAGCGAAAGCTCGAATCCGCTGGCGCGGCGTTGATCTCGGTCAATATCATCAATGAGCGCTTCACTCACGGCAAGTTATTCATCGAAAAAGAGAAGACCAAGCGATTGAGTCTCCTCTCTGTGCAATTCAACGGCGTCTTGCAAGTGAAAAACCCTGAAGAGCTTGCAAGCGGTATTTTTGCGGGCTTTGGCAGCGCCAAGGGGCTTGGCTTCGGTCTGCTTTCGTTGGCTCGCGTTCCGTCGGGCTAAAGCCCTGCCTCAGTGCGTGAAAGTTGGCTAGAAGCCAACTAACATCCAGCCCGAAGGGCTTTCATGAATTGAGCATGCGGCTTCAGCCCCGCTCACACAACGAGGAGATTTCTTCGCAACTTGCGCTCGCAATGACACCCGTAACACCGCACCTTAACAACCGAATAGTCTTTATTCCGTTATGCATATACAGCGTCCCGAAGGCTTTCCCGAGCCGATCTACATTTTCTATAAGCGCCTTCGGGATGTACTACAAAAGGAGGCTTTCATGCAAGAGTTGTATGGATTACCCAAACTGCGTGACAGCCTTTCGTATCTCTACGTTGAGCACGCAGTGATCGAACAGGCTGGGCATGCAATCGAACTATGGAAAAAAGACGGGCGCACGCTCGTCCCGGCTGCGTCGCTGTGCGTGCTGATGCTGGGTCCCGGCACCAAGATCACCCATGCCGCCGTCAAAACGCTGGCGGACAACGGGTGCAGTATGCTATGGACGGGCGAGGAGATGACCAAATTCTACGCTCAGGGCATGGGTGAAACCCGCAAGGCATACCACCTGCTCAAACAGGCTGAACTCGCTTGCGACCCCGTCAAACATAGGCGCGTGTGCATCCGTATGTATCAAAAACGATTCGACGAACCGCTCGACCCCGAACTCACCCTTCCGCAGATCCGTGGGTTCGAGGGAGTACGCGTCCGCCGTGCGTATAAAAAAGCCAGCGAGGCTTTTGGCGTTCCCTGGCATGGACGAGCATACGATCGTTTCAGCTGGGGTAACAGTGACCCAATCAATCGCGCGCTTTCTGCGGCGAACGCCACACTCAACTCGCTTTGCCACGCGGCAATCGTCTCCGGCGGATACTCGCCTGCCATTGGCTTTGTCCACAATGGTAAACAACTCTCATTTGTGTACGATGTCGCAGACCTGTATAAAGCCGATCTCACCATCCCGATTGCGTTTGCCATCGTAGCAGAGAGTAAAGAAAACGTGGAACGCCGCGCCCGCATGGCATGCCGTGAGAAGTTCCGCGAGGTTAAACTGCTCGAGCGGATACTGCCTGACATTGACGAGATTCTCGAGGTCCCGCCTGAACCGCTGGACGAATCAAAAGATGTGGATTCAGACCCGGCGCTTCCTACCGACCTTTGGGTTGATCTGCTCGAAGAAAGCGACTCGCCGTTATGATGACGATCATCCTCGAAAACGTCCCCAAGCGCCTGCGCGGCGAGTTGACCCGTTGGCTGCTGGAGCCATATCCCAACATCTTCATTGGTCATGTTTCTGCTCGTGTACGCGATTATCTTTGGGAAAAATGTAAAAAGGAGTGCAAGAACGGCGGCGTAATTCAAGCTTGGAGCACAAATACCGAACAGCATTTTGCCCTCCGGATGGAGGGGAACACGAAACGCTCTATCGTGAACATGGAAGGTCTGCAATTGGTTTTCATTCCCGAAAATACCGTCCCAACCCATTACACCAATCGAAACAAGAAAAGTTAAGCCGAAAGGATCCAAAACAACTCTTTTTTTACCAAAAAAAGGGTATTCCCCACACACGTGGGGATGAACCGACTGTCCAACCTTGCCCGTTACTTCCGCATTTGTATTCCCCACACACGTGGGGATGAACCGAATTGGAGCGGGTTCTGCCCGTTTCATAGCAAGTATTCCCCACACACGTGGGGATGAACCGTTCTACGTTTCAAGTTCAGGCGAGGGGGCGCCGTATTCCCCACACACGTGGGGATGAACCGGTTGTTGTGCGTTGCCGTTGGTACGGCTTGCGAGTATTCCCCACACACGTGGGGATGAACCGATTGGGACCTGCCGGTCTGCAACGTCGCGCTCGTATTCCCCACACACGTGGGGATGAACCGGCGTCGCGTTGCAAACAACGCGAGTGGAACTAGTATTCCCCACACACGTGGGGATGAACCGTCGTAGCGACTGTGATCTTCCTCTCGCTAATCGTATTCCCCACACACGTGGGGATGAACCGGAAAAAGAATGAACGAAATTAGGCGCGTATTAGTATTCCCCACACACGTGGGGATGAACCGTCTGCTCATGCAGTGGCGATCAATACAACTGCGTATTCCCCACACACGTGGGGATGAACCGACGCCGAAAAATTGATCGCCTGTGGTCTCGGCGTATTCCCCACACACGTGGGGATGAACCGCGATCAACTCCATCGGCACGTCGCTCGCCGTCGTATTCCCCACACACGTGGGGATGAACCGGCGGCTTCGATCTGTTGGATTCGATTTTCAATGTATTCCCCACACACGTGGGGATGAACCGCCGAAGGCGCGGGTGTATCTGGACGAGATGGCGTATTCCCCACACACGTGGGGATGAACCGTGGTTGATGGAGGATGAAGAGGCTTTGAACTAGTATTCCCCACACACGTGGGGATGAACCGTTGGAAGCGGAATTCACGATCTTGATCAGCCAGTATTC contains the following coding sequences:
- the cas2e gene encoding type I-E CRISPR-associated endoribonuclease Cas2e, which codes for MMTIILENVPKRLRGELTRWLLEPYPNIFIGHVSARVRDYLWEKCKKECKNGGVIQAWSTNTEQHFALRMEGNTKRSIVNMEGLQLVFIPENTVPTHYTNRNKKS
- the cas1e gene encoding type I-E CRISPR-associated endonuclease Cas1e → MQELYGLPKLRDSLSYLYVEHAVIEQAGHAIELWKKDGRTLVPAASLCVLMLGPGTKITHAAVKTLADNGCSMLWTGEEMTKFYAQGMGETRKAYHLLKQAELACDPVKHRRVCIRMYQKRFDEPLDPELTLPQIRGFEGVRVRRAYKKASEAFGVPWHGRAYDRFSWGNSDPINRALSAANATLNSLCHAAIVSGGYSPAIGFVHNGKQLSFVYDVADLYKADLTIPIAFAIVAESKENVERRARMACREKFREVKLLERILPDIDEILEVPPEPLDESKDVDSDPALPTDLWVDLLEESDSPL
- the cas6e gene encoding type I-E CRISPR-associated protein Cas6/Cse3/CasE, which produces MYLSRLILNPRSRQARNELADPYELHRTICRAFPAANYKDNESSGILFRVDLHPRTHIPTLLVQSRQKPNWEFLSTEKKDYLLGENDLPLDVENPAFRELNLQLREGQTLAFRLRANPTVKKDREGKKQGRRVGLIHEADQQKWIKRKLESAGAALISVNIINERFTHGKLFIEKEKTKRLSLLSVQFNGVLQVKNPEELASGIFAGFGSAKGLGFGLLSLARVPSG